Genomic window (Mycolicibacterium smegmatis):
AGTACTGAGGAACTCCGCGCGGGGCGCGGGTGTCAGGTTGCCGATGGTCGACCCGAGGAACACCACGAGCCGCCGTCCGACATGCGGGATCTTGCCCAGATGCTCCTCGAAATCGCCACATACGGCGTCGATCTCGATACCCGGGTACTCCGCGCCGATTGCCGCTCCGGCCGAACGCAGCACGCCCGCGTCGACGTCGAACGGGATGAAGCGGCGCAGCAGCTCGGCGTCGCGCATGGCGTCGAGCAGCATGCGGGTTTTCTCCGATGTCCCACTGCCCAGTTCCACCAGGGTGTCGGCACCCGCGGCCGAGATGATCTCCGCCGACCGGGTCCGCAGGATCTGCGCCTCGGTTCGGGTGGGGTAATACTCGGGGAGCCGGGTGATCTGATCGAACAGATCACTGCCGACGGCGTCGTAGAACCACTTGGGCGGCAGACTCTTCTGTGTCGCGGTGAGACCCGCGCGGACGTCACGGCGCAGCGCTTCGGCGGCCGAGTCGGCTGCCAGGTAGTTGGCCAGTGAGAGCGTCATGGGGCGTCCTTTCACAGGGGTGTCACGACGACGTGGGCGTCGCGGACGTCGACGAGGTGCCGGTCCGGGATGTCCGACCAGCCGGGATCGTCGTCGTAGGGTTCGCTCGCGAGGACGACGCCGTCGGGGCGGCGCAGGACCGACAGCGTGTCCCCCCAGGTGGTGGCGAGCAGCCGGGAACCGTTGGCGGCCAGGATGTTCAACCGCGCGTTCGGGTCGAGTTCGCCGACCTCGGCGATGGTGGCGCCGAGCGCGTCGAGGCCACGGGAGAAGATGAGCGCCGCGAGGATCGCGCTGTCCACCGTGGACTCGGCGGCACCGGTCAACGGGAGCACCCCGCGGTCGACCAGGCCGTTGTGCGACAGCAGCCACTGCCCGTCGCTGAACGGCGCCGACGCCGACGGTTCGATGGGCATACCGATGGTGGCCGAGCGCACCGCGGCCACCACACAGCGACTGCGCAGCGCTGGTGCCACCGACGCGAACGACGCATCACCCCACAGCGGTTTGTCGCTGCGCCAGCGGCGGGCCACTCCATCGTCGTCGAAAAACCCTGCGCCCCAACCGTCGGCGTTCATCAGACCGTGCTTCTGTCGTCGCGGTGCGTAGGACTGCACCAGCAGTCCCTGCGGCGGGTCGAGCACCAGGTCGGCCAACGACCGCGGCGCGCCCAGCCACGCCACATGCCGGCACATCAGACGTCCCAGGCCAGGCGGACACCCGAGAAGATCTGCCGCCGGATCGGGTGGTCCCAGTTGCGGAAGCTGGGCCGCAGGATTCCCGGTGCCACGGCCCATGACCCGCCGCGCAGCACGCGGTAGTCACCGGATGTGGTGCCCTCGAAGAACGGCGTGCTGTAGCGCTCGTAGATCATCGGCGTGAAACCGGGCCACGGCCGCAGCGGCGAGGAGGTCCACTCCCACACGTCGCCCAGCATCTGCTCGGCGCCATAGGCCGACGCCCCCGCCGGGTAGGCCCCGACCGGCGCCGGGCGGCGTGCGTCACCGCCGAGGTTGGCCAGCGCCGCGCTGGGTTGTGCTGAGCCCCAGGGGAACCGGCGCCGAGCACCGGCGACCGGATCCCACGCGCAGGCCTTCTCCCATTCGATCTCGGTGGGCAACCGCGCACCGGCCCACGCCGCGTAGGCCTCGGCTTCGAAGAACGTCACGTGCTGCACGGGTTCGTCACCCGGGATCTCCTCGATGTGCCCGAACCGGGTGCGGGTGCCGTCGGGGTTCCAGAACTGCGGGGCCACCAGGCCCGCCTCCTGGCGGTGCGCCCAGCCGCGTGGCGACCACCAGCGCGGCTCGTCGTAGCCGCCGTCGTCGATGAACTCGCGCCATTCGGCGTTGGTGACGGGCACGCGGCCGATCCGGAACGACGGGATGTCCACGACGTGGGCGGGCCGTTCGTTGTCCAGCGAGTGCGGTTCGGTCAGCGCGTCGACCCCGAGCACGAACGGGCCGCCCGGCACCAGCACCGACGTGCCTGCCACGCCTGGCCTGCCCGTGGGCAGGGGAGTTCCGGTGTCGAGCAGGGGCGGGCCTTCGCGCAGGTTGAGTGCCTGCAGCATGGTCTCGTCGTGCTGGTTCTCGTGGCTGATCACCAGCGCGAACCGGAAGCCCGGATCGTCCTCGGGCAGCGTGTCGAGGGTGTCGAGCGCCTTGGCCCGCACCGTCGCGCAGTAGGCGCGCGCATCCGAAGGCGGCAGCAACGGGAGGTTGACCCGGCTGGCGCGTGAGTGCTCGAACGCGTCGTAGAGCCGGTCCACCTCGGGTGCGAGCATGCCGGGGCGGTCGGGGTTGCCGTCGCGCAGCAGCCACAGTTCTTCCTGCTGGCCGATGTGCGCGAGGTCCCATACGAGCGGGCTCATCAGCGGGTTGTACTGGCGATGCAGTTCCGCGTCGTCGAACTCCACGAGCCGCAACGTGCGTTCGCGGGCCCGGGCCAGCTCGTCGGCCAGTGTCTCGCGTGCGATCAAAGCTCACCTTTCGCCAGTTCCCGGACGGCGGCGGCGATTCCGCGTGCCACCACCCGGTCCGAGAAGTCGTCGGCGGGACTACGCCTCTGCTGGACCGAACGCATCAACAGCGTCATCGATTCCTCGAGTTCGGCCGGTGCCCGCTCCGCCGCGAGCCGCACGCACGTCAGGGCCGCGGTGTGCAGATGTCGGTCCGTCAGGCCCATCCGCGCGGCGCGGTCCCAGGCTGTGGCGACTGGACGTGTTGCCTCAGCGGCACTTTCGGCCGCGACAGGATCGTCGAGCAATGTGGTGAGGGTGAACACAGCGGCCGGCCACAGCGCGTCGGGCACGCTGTCGAGATAGCGGATCTCCAGCCAGCGGCGCGGCCGCACCGGCGGGAACAGCGTCGTCAGGTGATAGTCCAGGTCGGCCTCGGTCGGTCTGCGTCCACCCAGCACGGCGCGCCCGTCGGCCCAGTCCGCGAACGGCACCCAGTTGGTCACGGGCACCGCGTCCGGAGAGTTCACCAGCATCACCGGCGCGCGCAGCGCGTAGCGCGCCCATTCGGAGGCGGGATCGTCGCCGTCCACACCCAGCACCGGCCCGCACCGCGCCGAGTCGAGCTGCCCCCACACGCGTTGCCGCGTCGAACACCAGCCCGTGAACTGTCCACCCAGCATCGGTGAGTTGGCGGTGATCGCGATCATCGTGGGCCCCAGCGCATGTGCCAACCGGACCCGCTCGGCCCAGCCGTCGCGCGGACCGGCATCCAGGTTGACCTGCACCGACGCGGTTGCCGTCATCATCGCGGCGCCGGCCTCGGCGGTACCGCTCGCGGTGAAGAACTGTTCCATGGCCGAGTAGCGCGCACCCGGGTTGACCCGGCGGGTCGGCCGCAGCGGATCGGTGCCGAGCAGCACCAGGCCAAGATTCCTGCGGGCGAACTCCGCACGCAGCACAGCACGGTCGGCCTGCAGCGCGGCGACCGCGGCGAGCGGACCGTCGTACGGCGGACCGGACAGTTCGACCGCGCCGCCGGGTTCCACGGTGATCCGGCTGCCACCGGGCAGTGGCGGTACGTCCGCGATCACGGCGGACAGTTCGTCCCAGCTCGGTCGCCGCGTCGGATTGCTCAGGTCGAAACAGTGCGCCTCGATCTCCAGGCCCACCCGGCCGATCGGACCGTCCTGCAGGCTGTTGGCACCGATGTGGGCGGCGGCCTGCTCCGCACTGGTGAACTCGACCGGAACCGCACAGCCAGAATCACTTCTGGCGGGTAAGGCCATGACCAACCGTCCCTCCCAGTCCCCTGCCGGACCGTCTGGTTCTTCTCCATCTTCCAGATCAGACCGACAAAGTTCGCGTCTTTATTCGTGACAGGTCGGTG
Coding sequences:
- the egtA gene encoding ergothioneine biosynthesis glutamate--cysteine ligase EgtA produces the protein MALPARSDSGCAVPVEFTSAEQAAAHIGANSLQDGPIGRVGLEIEAHCFDLSNPTRRPSWDELSAVIADVPPLPGGSRITVEPGGAVELSGPPYDGPLAAVAALQADRAVLRAEFARRNLGLVLLGTDPLRPTRRVNPGARYSAMEQFFTASGTAEAGAAMMTATASVQVNLDAGPRDGWAERVRLAHALGPTMIAITANSPMLGGQFTGWCSTRQRVWGQLDSARCGPVLGVDGDDPASEWARYALRAPVMLVNSPDAVPVTNWVPFADWADGRAVLGGRRPTEADLDYHLTTLFPPVRPRRWLEIRYLDSVPDALWPAAVFTLTTLLDDPVAAESAAEATRPVATAWDRAARMGLTDRHLHTAALTCVRLAAERAPAELEESMTLLMRSVQQRRSPADDFSDRVVARGIAAAVRELAKGEL
- the egtD gene encoding L-histidine N(alpha)-methyltransferase, whose product is MTLSLANYLAADSAAEALRRDVRAGLTATQKSLPPKWFYDAVGSDLFDQITRLPEYYPTRTEAQILRTRSAEIISAAGADTLVELGSGTSEKTRMLLDAMRDAELLRRFIPFDVDAGVLRSAGAAIGAEYPGIEIDAVCGDFEEHLGKIPHVGRRLVVFLGSTIGNLTPAPRAEFLSTLADTLQPGDSLLLGTDLVKDTGRLVRAYDDAAGVTAAFNRNVLAVVNRELSADFDLDAFEHVAKWNSDEERIEMWLRARTAQHVRVAALDLEVDFAAGEEMLTEVSCKFRPENVVAELAEAGLRQTHWWTDPAGDFGLSLAVR
- the egtC gene encoding ergothioneine biosynthesis protein EgtC; the protein is MCRHVAWLGAPRSLADLVLDPPQGLLVQSYAPRRQKHGLMNADGWGAGFFDDDGVARRWRSDKPLWGDASFASVAPALRSRCVVAAVRSATIGMPIEPSASAPFSDGQWLLSHNGLVDRGVLPLTGAAESTVDSAILAALIFSRGLDALGATIAEVGELDPNARLNILAANGSRLLATTWGDTLSVLRRPDGVVLASEPYDDDPGWSDIPDRHLVDVRDAHVVVTPL
- the egtB gene encoding ergothioneine biosynthesis protein EgtB, with amino-acid sequence MIARETLADELARARERTLRLVEFDDAELHRQYNPLMSPLVWDLAHIGQQEELWLLRDGNPDRPGMLAPEVDRLYDAFEHSRASRVNLPLLPPSDARAYCATVRAKALDTLDTLPEDDPGFRFALVISHENQHDETMLQALNLREGPPLLDTGTPLPTGRPGVAGTSVLVPGGPFVLGVDALTEPHSLDNERPAHVVDIPSFRIGRVPVTNAEWREFIDDGGYDEPRWWSPRGWAHRQEAGLVAPQFWNPDGTRTRFGHIEEIPGDEPVQHVTFFEAEAYAAWAGARLPTEIEWEKACAWDPVAGARRRFPWGSAQPSAALANLGGDARRPAPVGAYPAGASAYGAEQMLGDVWEWTSSPLRPWPGFTPMIYERYSTPFFEGTTSGDYRVLRGGSWAVAPGILRPSFRNWDHPIRRQIFSGVRLAWDV